The proteins below are encoded in one region of Limnohabitans sp. 63ED37-2:
- a CDS encoding DUF2946 family protein, whose amino-acid sequence MSSPRSRLPVWLHTLLVAALLWAPLWGQLHGIGHGLEHGIEQGTRHAISAPAGHHDAHALAHAVQLHDEDRHKGHSYPLGHEADADLCRVLDHLSQAERLSTPCPPGLAPSVAMAQPIFRATFYPDQDLWSPAQARAPPELI is encoded by the coding sequence ATGAGTTCTCCGCGATCACGCCTGCCGGTTTGGCTGCACACCTTGCTGGTGGCGGCCCTGCTGTGGGCTCCTCTTTGGGGGCAGCTGCACGGCATTGGACACGGACTTGAGCATGGCATTGAGCAAGGGACTCGGCATGCGATCTCTGCCCCCGCTGGGCACCATGACGCGCATGCTCTTGCGCATGCAGTGCAGCTGCACGACGAAGATCGGCACAAAGGGCATTCGTACCCCTTGGGCCATGAAGCCGACGCCGATCTGTGCCGTGTGCTGGATCACCTGTCGCAAGCTGAACGGCTGAGTACCCCTTGCCCACCCGGCCTGGCCCCAAGCGTGGCCATGGCCCAGCCCATTTTTAGGGCGACTTTTTATCCGGACCAAGACCTCTGGTCCCCGGCGCAAGCCCGTGCGCCGCCTGAGCTGATTTGA
- a CDS encoding TonB-dependent receptor yields MTYSFRLSALACASLASLSFSNAWAQNAVSGFSPEIVITGNPLGRDGTTVPVSTMGRADLLERGQSTLGETLNGLPGVSSTYFGPNASRPTIRGLDGDRIRVLNNSASSLDASALSYDHAVPLDVLSTDRVEVLRGPAALLYGGSAVGGVVNVIDNRIPRQAVSGVLGKAQLQAGTGNDERSVAGLVEAGNERYALHLDGFDRRTGDVRVPVSLECTKPGSPANARRICNSASTARGGAFGASTFWDHGYLGASVNTYQSDYGTVAEDEVTIGMKTTRYALEGQVRQLPGWFDSVKARLSHTDYQHTEFEGTQAGTVFANKGQDLRIEARHRPLAGWQGVVGLQTESSRFSAVGDEAFAPFSRTRSQALFVHEELLTSWGQFTAGARWESVRVESLGNPELERFDEGIGAKKFTPFSLAAGAVLKLSPAWSLTGNAALTQRAPKDYELFANGPHLATHAWEIGNKDLGLEKSKSLDAGVQWKSGPNSANVTAFSSQFDNYIGLMNTQDVEDNLPVQRYQGVKAQFRGLEASGRQRLWQSTSTLDLDWRADTVRATNTSTGEPLPRIAPMRVGATLVQSHGPWSAKLGADWHAAQKRVPEGSVATGAYTWVNASVSYRQKLDTTVLNWFARLDNLTDQLAYSASSILTSTAFGKSPLPGRSLKLGVQATF; encoded by the coding sequence ATGACCTATTCTTTTCGCCTTTCGGCCCTGGCCTGCGCCAGCCTGGCCTCCTTGTCTTTTTCCAATGCCTGGGCGCAAAACGCCGTATCTGGTTTTTCCCCTGAAATTGTCATCACCGGCAACCCCCTGGGCCGCGACGGCACCACCGTGCCTGTCAGCACCATGGGTCGCGCCGACCTGCTCGAACGCGGGCAAAGCACTTTGGGCGAAACCCTGAACGGCTTGCCCGGTGTGTCCAGCACTTACTTTGGCCCCAATGCGAGCCGTCCCACCATTCGCGGGCTCGATGGCGACCGCATCCGGGTGCTGAACAACAGCGCTTCCAGCCTCGATGCCTCGGCGCTGAGCTACGACCATGCGGTGCCGCTCGATGTCTTGTCCACCGACCGTGTGGAAGTGCTGCGCGGCCCGGCCGCCTTGCTTTATGGCGGCAGCGCGGTGGGCGGTGTGGTCAACGTGATCGACAACCGCATCCCGCGACAAGCAGTCTCGGGCGTGCTGGGCAAAGCCCAGCTGCAAGCGGGCACGGGCAATGACGAGCGCAGCGTGGCCGGTTTGGTGGAGGCGGGTAACGAACGTTATGCCCTTCACCTGGATGGTTTTGACCGCCGCACGGGCGATGTGCGGGTGCCGGTGTCGCTTGAATGCACAAAACCCGGCTCGCCTGCCAACGCCCGGCGCATCTGCAACTCGGCCAGCACCGCTCGGGGTGGCGCTTTCGGAGCCAGCACTTTCTGGGACCACGGCTATTTGGGCGCATCGGTCAACACCTACCAAAGCGATTACGGCACCGTGGCCGAAGACGAAGTGACGATTGGCATGAAGACCACCCGCTACGCGCTGGAAGGCCAAGTGCGCCAACTGCCGGGCTGGTTTGACAGCGTCAAAGCCCGCCTGAGCCACACCGATTACCAACACACCGAGTTTGAAGGCACCCAAGCGGGCACCGTGTTTGCCAACAAGGGCCAGGACCTGCGCATCGAGGCGCGGCACCGCCCGTTGGCGGGGTGGCAAGGCGTGGTGGGTCTGCAAACCGAGTCGAGCCGCTTTTCTGCGGTGGGCGACGAAGCCTTTGCGCCCTTCAGCCGCACACGCAGCCAAGCCCTTTTTGTGCACGAAGAGCTGCTCACATCATGGGGCCAGTTCACAGCAGGTGCGCGTTGGGAGTCGGTGCGGGTTGAGTCCTTGGGCAACCCCGAGCTGGAGCGGTTTGACGAGGGCATCGGGGCCAAAAAATTCACCCCCTTCAGCTTGGCCGCTGGGGCGGTGCTCAAGCTCTCGCCCGCATGGTCTTTGACCGGCAACGCGGCCTTGACACAGCGTGCCCCCAAAGACTACGAGTTGTTTGCCAATGGCCCACACCTGGCCACCCACGCCTGGGAAATTGGCAACAAAGATCTGGGCTTGGAAAAGTCCAAGAGCCTGGATGCGGGTGTGCAGTGGAAGTCCGGCCCCAACAGTGCCAATGTGACGGCCTTTTCCAGCCAGTTTGACAACTACATTGGCCTGATGAACACGCAGGACGTGGAGGACAATTTGCCCGTGCAGCGCTACCAAGGCGTCAAGGCCCAATTCAGAGGCTTGGAAGCCAGCGGTCGTCAACGCTTGTGGCAGAGCACCTCGACGCTCGATCTGGACTGGCGTGCCGATACCGTGCGGGCCACCAACACCAGCACCGGCGAGCCCTTGCCCCGCATCGCCCCCATGCGTGTGGGTGCCACGCTGGTGCAAAGCCATGGTCCCTGGAGCGCCAAGCTGGGTGCCGACTGGCATGCCGCGCAAAAGCGTGTGCCCGAAGGCAGTGTGGCCACGGGTGCCTACACCTGGGTCAACGCCAGTGTGTCTTACCGCCAAAAGCTGGACACCACGGTGCTCAACTGGTTCGCCCGTCTGGACAACCTCACCGACCAACTGGCCTACAGCGCCAGCTCGATCCTGACCAGCACCGCATTTGGCAAATCGCCTTTGCCGGGGCGCAGCCTCAAGCTGGGGGTTCAGGCCACGTTCTGA
- a CDS encoding AEC family transporter, with the protein MNLDHPVLSSLLPVALLILMGFVAGRTRLVQGESVRDLSNLVFMVLTQAMLFRTMSQVHLDQLDFAPVVQYLAVTVLLFFILIFVYGRNARATVLALAGVFSNTLMIGVPLIGLAYGQPGQILLLTLVSVHALVLLTLATLILELQMAREQQSAFGHSTQLWRTAFQAIRSALLHPVPLPILVGLLYAQTGWGLHPVVDKPLQLLGSAFVPIALLLVGITLSQTNMGFNLVKAIRLSLVKTVVHPLLMLVVGWSFGLRGLPLSVMVVVAALPMGANGFLFSQRYQKEEDTVTAAVAVSTGMAAVGISLALAWLPSVAI; encoded by the coding sequence ATGAACCTTGATCATCCTGTTTTGTCATCCCTCCTGCCCGTGGCCTTGCTCATCTTGATGGGTTTTGTCGCGGGCAGGACCCGACTGGTGCAAGGGGAGTCGGTACGCGATTTGTCCAATCTCGTGTTCATGGTGCTGACACAGGCGATGCTTTTTCGGACCATGAGCCAGGTTCATCTGGATCAGCTCGATTTTGCGCCTGTGGTGCAGTATTTGGCCGTGACCGTGCTGCTGTTTTTCATCCTGATTTTTGTCTACGGGCGAAATGCTAGGGCGACTGTTTTGGCTTTGGCAGGCGTTTTCAGCAACACATTGATGATTGGTGTGCCTTTGATCGGTCTGGCTTACGGTCAGCCAGGACAAATTCTTCTGCTGACTTTGGTCTCTGTGCACGCTTTGGTTTTGTTGACCTTGGCCACTTTGATTTTGGAATTGCAAATGGCCCGAGAACAACAAAGTGCTTTTGGCCATTCCACGCAGTTATGGCGAACCGCCTTTCAAGCAATTCGAAGTGCCTTGTTGCACCCTGTGCCATTGCCTATTTTGGTGGGTTTGCTGTATGCGCAAACGGGGTGGGGCCTGCACCCCGTTGTCGACAAACCTTTGCAGTTGCTCGGCAGCGCTTTTGTACCCATTGCTTTGTTGTTGGTGGGCATCACCTTGTCGCAGACGAACATGGGATTCAACCTCGTCAAAGCGATTCGTTTGTCGCTGGTCAAAACCGTGGTGCACCCCCTGCTGATGCTGGTTGTGGGGTGGTCTTTTGGGTTGCGTGGTTTGCCCTTGTCTGTGATGGTGGTGGTGGCCGCTTTGCCCATGGGGGCCAATGGTTTTTTGTTTTCCCAGCGCTATCAAAAAGAAGAGGATACGGTGACTGCCGCTGTTGCTGTGTCAACAGGGATGGCGGCAGTTGGCATCAGCTTGGCCTTGGCTTGGCTGCCCAGCGTCGCGATTTGA
- a CDS encoding inositol monophosphatase family protein: MTDLATQARDFAKVLALEAAQMIQQTGAQPPEVEFKSAGDWCSALDRSIEEHLKTRIAERYPDHGFLGEESAKTQVSGGLLWVIDPIDGSMNFLRGYPQYSVSIALLSDGEPIAACIVDPCRQEVFSAALNHGATLNGKPLHVAGTDHLQLAVAATVFPKPRAASLPEYLIQFARTVATVSGVRRAGSMALELAYLAAGRVDVFWSHDMGSWDAAAGVLLIREAGGHILTLDGLVWHESRRIAAAAPQLANMWFQLLVSESP; this comes from the coding sequence ATGACCGACCTTGCCACGCAGGCCAGGGATTTTGCCAAGGTCTTGGCGCTCGAAGCCGCGCAAATGATCCAGCAAACGGGTGCTCAGCCACCTGAAGTGGAGTTCAAGTCGGCTGGCGATTGGTGCAGCGCATTGGACCGCAGCATCGAAGAACACCTGAAGACACGCATTGCCGAACGTTATCCTGACCATGGTTTTTTGGGTGAGGAAAGCGCCAAAACACAAGTCAGTGGTGGTTTGCTCTGGGTGATCGATCCGATCGATGGCAGCATGAATTTCTTGCGAGGCTATCCTCAGTACAGCGTATCCATTGCGCTCCTGTCAGATGGTGAACCCATTGCAGCGTGCATTGTGGATCCCTGCCGTCAAGAGGTTTTCAGCGCAGCACTGAATCATGGCGCCACACTGAACGGCAAGCCTTTGCATGTGGCGGGCACAGACCATTTGCAGCTGGCCGTTGCTGCCACGGTGTTTCCCAAACCCCGAGCTGCGTCCTTGCCCGAATATTTGATCCAATTTGCCCGCACGGTCGCAACCGTATCCGGTGTCCGCCGCGCGGGCAGTATGGCACTGGAACTGGCTTACCTCGCTGCTGGCAGAGTCGATGTGTTTTGGTCACATGACATGGGCAGCTGGGATGCCGCAGCGGGTGTGCTTTTGATTCGAGAAGCCGGTGGACACATCCTCACTCTGGACGGATTGGTCTGGCACGAGTCCCGTCGCATTGCCGCTGCTGCACCGCAACTGGCCAACATGTGGTTTCAATTGCTTGTATCCGAAAGCCCTTAA
- a CDS encoding GntR family transcriptional regulator, with protein sequence MLYRQVKRQLINDIQSGIAAPGAALPNEKDLALRFQVSVGTVRRAVDELVAEHVLLRQQGRGTFVGKLDRERFMFQFFKIVPRDRPSEFPEVRLHKFSKSRATQLEAQALGLHGNQWVFRIENVLHLQGQPVIHDRIAIAAAMFPGLNQASFTARTTTIYGHYQAAFGVTIVEADERVRAELVLPDSAHLLNLDLATPVLRIDRVAHTFDRQPAEFRTSIVDTRNFDYVSRMREMT encoded by the coding sequence ATGCTTTATCGCCAAGTCAAAAGGCAGCTGATCAACGACATCCAATCCGGTATTGCAGCACCGGGTGCAGCACTGCCCAATGAAAAAGATTTGGCCCTGCGCTTTCAAGTTTCGGTGGGGACGGTGCGTCGTGCTGTGGACGAATTGGTGGCAGAACATGTGCTTTTGCGTCAGCAAGGGAGAGGCACTTTTGTCGGTAAGCTCGATCGCGAGCGCTTCATGTTCCAGTTTTTCAAAATCGTGCCCAGAGACCGGCCGAGTGAATTTCCAGAAGTCCGACTGCACAAATTCTCCAAGTCCAGAGCCACCCAATTGGAAGCTCAAGCCTTGGGACTGCATGGCAACCAATGGGTCTTCCGAATCGAGAATGTCCTTCACTTGCAAGGTCAACCTGTGATCCATGACCGAATAGCCATCGCCGCAGCGATGTTCCCGGGCTTGAATCAAGCCTCCTTTACCGCTCGGACCACGACGATTTACGGGCACTATCAGGCCGCTTTCGGGGTAACCATTGTGGAGGCAGATGAAAGAGTTCGCGCTGAGTTGGTTCTGCCCGACAGTGCGCATTTGCTGAATTTAGATTTAGCCACGCCCGTGTTGCGGATTGACCGAGTGGCGCACACTTTTGACCGTCAACCTGCTGAATTCCGAACCTCTATTGTGGACACCCGAAATTTTGATTACGTCTCGCGCATGCGAGAGATGACATGA
- a CDS encoding YeiH family protein, producing the protein MRAAVTQFKTHVPGFLICTVIALSATFLSEHYGGPQLLYALLIGLSLHFLSKQAGNFVGINFCARTVLRFGVALLGIRITLEQVTHLGASVGLVLVFAVGVTIASGLLLAQLLRRPASEGLLSGGAVGICGASAALAISSVLPATRENERFTLMTVVGVTVLSTLAMVVYPLFLNWLSISPVQSGIFLGGTIHDVAQVVAAGMMMGQESGNAATVVKLFRVVLLLPVVMLIAFGYRKWGAVHDADDLSQNKPPLVPGFLIGFMALVILASTGWVPPEVTAMANGVSRWCLVIAIAAAGVKTSLGELAKLGWQPVVLLVAETMVIACFVLSAILFMNLGQN; encoded by the coding sequence ATGAGAGCTGCAGTCACCCAATTCAAAACGCATGTTCCAGGCTTTTTGATTTGTACCGTCATCGCCTTGTCGGCAACCTTTTTGTCTGAGCATTACGGCGGCCCCCAACTGCTGTACGCCCTTTTGATCGGACTGTCTCTTCATTTTTTGTCGAAACAAGCTGGCAACTTTGTGGGCATCAATTTTTGCGCTCGCACCGTGCTGAGATTTGGCGTGGCCTTGTTGGGCATTCGCATTACCCTTGAACAAGTGACACATTTGGGCGCCAGTGTGGGTTTGGTCTTGGTGTTTGCAGTTGGTGTCACCATCGCATCGGGTCTTTTGTTGGCGCAGTTGTTACGCCGTCCTGCCTCAGAAGGCTTGCTTTCGGGAGGGGCCGTTGGCATTTGTGGCGCTTCTGCGGCGCTGGCGATCTCCTCCGTATTGCCTGCTACGCGAGAAAATGAGCGTTTTACCTTGATGACTGTTGTGGGTGTCACCGTGCTTTCCACGTTGGCCATGGTGGTGTACCCATTGTTTCTGAACTGGTTATCGATCTCACCTGTTCAGTCCGGCATCTTTCTGGGCGGCACCATCCACGATGTGGCTCAAGTGGTCGCTGCGGGCATGATGATGGGGCAAGAATCTGGAAATGCAGCCACCGTAGTGAAGTTGTTCCGCGTTGTCTTGTTGTTGCCGGTGGTGATGCTGATTGCGTTTGGCTACCGCAAATGGGGGGCTGTCCACGATGCCGACGATCTTTCTCAAAACAAGCCCCCTTTGGTGCCGGGCTTTTTGATCGGGTTCATGGCACTGGTCATATTGGCCAGCACGGGCTGGGTACCGCCGGAGGTCACTGCGATGGCCAACGGCGTGTCTCGTTGGTGTTTGGTCATCGCGATCGCCGCTGCCGGCGTCAAAACCAGTCTCGGAGAACTTGCCAAGTTGGGCTGGCAGCCTGTCGTGTTGCTGGTGGCAGAGACGATGGTGATTGCATGCTTCGTGCTCAGCGCCATTCTTTTCATGAATCTTGGGCAAAATTAA
- a CDS encoding Ldh family oxidoreductase, translating into MLLPFQEIQALVQAALIHNGASVLQAHATALALVTAQASGLPSHGLSRVAMYVSHLQTGRVQGHAMPHILNERPAAVLIDAGNGFAFPACQMAIEQAIPRAQDFGVAIAAITNSHHFGMAAYHLDPVAHAGLVGIVCGNSPAAMPAAGGKRPIFGTNPIAAIFPRGGHPPISVDLSLSEVARGKLMVAAHKGESIPLGWALDKDGMPTTDPAKGLEGSMLAMGGTKGALLALVVELLVTSLTGAHFGAEADTFFKPEGNQPRLGQVFIVIDPQALGGQTVYNERVEALISAMLSDEGVRLPGQRRIQLVEAAKKTGLDIPQSAIDAIRAFC; encoded by the coding sequence ATGCTGCTTCCCTTTCAAGAGATCCAAGCGCTGGTGCAAGCTGCGCTCATCCACAATGGAGCGTCTGTGCTACAGGCCCATGCGACAGCACTGGCCCTGGTCACTGCCCAGGCCAGCGGATTGCCGTCACACGGACTCTCACGCGTAGCGATGTATGTTTCGCATCTGCAAACAGGTCGAGTGCAAGGGCATGCAATGCCCCACATATTGAATGAACGTCCAGCAGCGGTATTGATTGACGCAGGCAACGGATTTGCATTCCCTGCATGTCAAATGGCCATCGAACAAGCCATCCCTAGGGCACAGGACTTTGGTGTTGCCATTGCGGCAATCACCAACAGCCACCATTTCGGCATGGCCGCTTACCATCTTGACCCTGTGGCCCACGCAGGTTTGGTTGGAATTGTGTGCGGCAACTCGCCCGCTGCAATGCCTGCAGCCGGAGGTAAACGCCCTATTTTCGGCACCAATCCCATTGCAGCCATCTTTCCCAGAGGTGGGCACCCACCGATCAGTGTGGATCTTTCCTTGTCTGAAGTCGCTCGCGGAAAATTGATGGTCGCGGCTCACAAAGGTGAGTCGATCCCTTTAGGCTGGGCGCTCGACAAAGACGGAATGCCAACAACCGATCCAGCGAAAGGCCTTGAGGGTTCTATGCTGGCCATGGGAGGAACCAAGGGCGCCTTGTTGGCATTAGTGGTTGAATTGTTGGTCACAAGCTTGACCGGTGCCCACTTCGGAGCAGAAGCCGACACGTTTTTCAAGCCAGAGGGCAATCAGCCTCGGCTGGGCCAAGTCTTCATTGTGATCGACCCCCAAGCACTTGGGGGACAAACCGTTTACAACGAACGCGTTGAAGCACTGATATCGGCCATGCTGTCTGACGAGGGGGTACGCCTGCCGGGACAAAGGCGCATTCAACTGGTCGAGGCGGCAAAGAAAACAGGTCTCGACATACCTCAATCAGCTATTGACGCGATCCGGGCCTTTTGCTGA
- a CDS encoding Bug family tripartite tricarboxylate transporter substrate binding protein yields the protein MRTRRSALHALASAAAVSTLPSIALAQGLGDFPSKPIRYIVPFAAGGQTDIMARLIGQHAGIEFKQAITVDNRAGASGNLGADLAAKSAPDGYTWLAITLAHAVNQSLFNNLPYSLEKNLTAVAHLASSPLVLVVNQSSPSKTLTEFLAQARAKRLNGGSSGNGTPPHLGLELLALNAKLEVTHIPYKGGAPSLNDLMGGQIDFIVSNLPEASVHVKAGKLRALAITSAVRHPLLPDVPTFNESGLPGVELENWTGLMMPAGTPPAIVEKVASSAIRALKLKEVSERVAALGFASTGLGPAAFSDLLKKDVARWREIVKTRNIQPD from the coding sequence ATGCGCACCAGACGATCAGCACTTCACGCATTGGCTTCGGCTGCGGCCGTGTCCACCCTGCCATCTATCGCTTTAGCGCAAGGTTTGGGGGACTTCCCATCCAAGCCCATTCGCTACATCGTGCCCTTTGCAGCAGGCGGGCAAACCGACATCATGGCGCGCTTGATTGGCCAGCATGCGGGCATTGAGTTCAAACAAGCCATCACGGTGGACAACCGTGCCGGCGCCAGTGGCAACCTGGGCGCTGACCTTGCAGCCAAATCCGCCCCGGATGGCTATACCTGGCTGGCCATCACGTTGGCACATGCTGTGAACCAGTCGCTCTTCAACAACCTGCCCTACAGCCTCGAAAAAAATCTCACAGCAGTTGCGCACTTGGCCAGCAGCCCGTTGGTACTCGTCGTCAATCAAAGCAGCCCCTCCAAAACCTTGACAGAGTTTTTGGCCCAGGCCCGCGCAAAGCGACTGAACGGCGGCTCCAGCGGCAACGGAACGCCTCCCCATTTGGGGCTAGAGCTCCTGGCCCTCAACGCCAAGCTGGAGGTCACCCACATCCCCTACAAAGGCGGTGCGCCCTCTCTGAATGATCTGATGGGCGGCCAAATTGATTTCATTGTTTCTAACTTGCCTGAAGCGTCGGTGCATGTGAAGGCCGGGAAACTCAGGGCTTTGGCCATCACATCGGCTGTACGCCACCCATTGTTGCCCGATGTCCCGACTTTCAATGAATCTGGTTTGCCCGGTGTAGAACTGGAAAACTGGACAGGTTTGATGATGCCGGCGGGCACCCCACCTGCCATCGTGGAAAAAGTTGCCAGCTCAGCGATACGCGCGTTGAAATTGAAGGAAGTCTCTGAACGCGTAGCCGCATTGGGCTTTGCCTCTACCGGACTTGGACCCGCTGCCTTTTCTGACCTCTTGAAAAAAGATGTGGCCCGTTGGCGTGAAATCGTCAAAACACGCAACATTCAACCCGACTAA
- a CDS encoding UxaA family hydrolase, which produces MTLIDKNTTFWGYRRENGRVGVRNHVIILPLDDLSNSAAEAVAHAVKGTMAIPHPYGRLQFGADLELHFRTLIGAGSNPNVAAVVVIGIEDSWTKTVVDGIAATGKPVVGFGIEGHGDHDTIMRASKAAKKMVQHATSLHRVECPISDLWISTKCGESDTTSGCGANPTVGNAFDKLYGLGTTLVFGETSELTGGEHLVAARCRTEQVRTDFMKMFNNYQDMIKRHATTDLSDSQPTKGNIAGGLTTIEEKALGNIQKIGKQCMVDGVLDKAETPTGPGLWFMDSSSAAAEMVTLCAASGFAVHFFPTGQGNVIGNAIVPVIKICANPRTVRLMSEHIDVDCSGLLQQEQTMDAAGDLLLDMMMQTINGRFTSAEALGHREFVMTRLFESA; this is translated from the coding sequence ATGACCCTCATTGATAAAAACACCACTTTCTGGGGCTACCGCCGTGAAAACGGCCGTGTCGGCGTTCGCAACCATGTCATCATCTTGCCGCTGGACGATCTGTCCAACTCAGCGGCAGAAGCTGTTGCACACGCCGTCAAGGGCACCATGGCCATTCCGCACCCATACGGCCGTTTGCAGTTTGGCGCCGACTTGGAACTTCACTTTCGCACTTTGATCGGTGCCGGCTCCAACCCCAACGTCGCAGCGGTGGTGGTGATTGGCATTGAAGACAGCTGGACCAAAACGGTGGTCGACGGCATTGCCGCCACAGGCAAGCCTGTGGTGGGTTTCGGCATCGAAGGCCACGGTGATCATGACACCATCATGCGCGCTTCGAAGGCGGCCAAAAAGATGGTGCAACACGCCACCAGCTTGCACCGCGTAGAGTGCCCGATTTCCGACCTCTGGATTTCGACCAAATGCGGAGAGTCTGACACCACATCGGGATGTGGCGCCAACCCCACCGTGGGCAATGCCTTTGACAAGCTCTATGGCTTAGGCACCACACTCGTATTTGGCGAAACCTCTGAGTTGACGGGTGGTGAGCATTTGGTGGCTGCGCGCTGCCGGACCGAACAGGTGCGGACAGATTTCATGAAAATGTTCAACAATTACCAGGACATGATCAAGCGCCACGCCACAACCGATCTGTCGGACTCCCAACCCACCAAAGGCAACATTGCCGGTGGTCTGACGACCATCGAAGAAAAAGCACTTGGCAACATCCAGAAAATCGGCAAGCAATGCATGGTGGATGGCGTGCTCGACAAGGCAGAGACACCTACAGGACCTGGTCTGTGGTTCATGGACTCTTCTTCGGCAGCGGCCGAAATGGTGACACTGTGCGCTGCCTCAGGGTTTGCGGTTCACTTTTTCCCAACAGGTCAGGGCAACGTCATTGGCAATGCCATCGTGCCCGTGATCAAGATCTGCGCTAACCCACGCACGGTACGCCTGATGAGTGAGCACATTGATGTGGACTGCTCGGGCTTGCTGCAACAAGAGCAAACCATGGATGCTGCGGGTGATTTGTTGCTCGACATGATGATGCAAACCATCAACGGCCGCTTCACATCTGCTGAAGCCTTGGGTCATCGCGAATTTGTGATGACTCGCTTGTTTGAAAGCGCATAA
- a CDS encoding UxaA family hydrolase, with the protein MIHCVLHEEKDSVAVVVVEGIEAGQEMNALILDDNRTITIKANAAIPIGHKVAVKAMALGDTVMKYGTDIGKVVAAIAIGDHAHVHNIKTKRW; encoded by the coding sequence GTGATCCATTGCGTACTGCATGAAGAAAAAGACAGCGTTGCAGTTGTCGTCGTTGAAGGCATTGAAGCCGGTCAGGAGATGAATGCGCTCATCTTGGACGACAACCGCACCATCACGATCAAGGCCAATGCGGCCATCCCGATCGGACACAAAGTAGCCGTCAAGGCCATGGCGTTGGGTGACACGGTCATGAAATACGGCACAGACATTGGCAAAGTGGTTGCGGCCATTGCCATCGGCGACCACGCCCATGTCCACAACATCAAAACCAAGCGCTGGTAA
- a CDS encoding galactitol-1-phosphate 5-dehydrogenase, with protein sequence MKALVYTNPLEVQIQERPEPDLVPGEVVLRIDAVGICGSDMHAYHGHDPRRKPGLVLGHEFCGTIVKSDAPGFVTGQRVTGNPLITCGVCDYCVQGRNNLCSRRTMVGMTRPGAFAEFMSIPAASLIEMPQDMPAIQAALTEPAATALHAINMSLKAMARPLPENRTLIIGGGAIGMLAALLLKHYGARGTALAEVNPLRRLSAEKHAGVMTYDPRTTTAEENGFDYVIDAVGSKLTRVAALNAVKPGGVVMHIGLQDWASEIDMRKLTLAEITLMGTYTYTTADLRATVKLLHEGAFGDLSWVETVPMADGAKAFADLDSGQIASSKLVLLP encoded by the coding sequence ATGAAAGCACTGGTCTACACCAACCCACTCGAAGTTCAAATCCAGGAACGCCCTGAACCCGACCTGGTTCCGGGCGAAGTCGTTTTACGCATAGATGCCGTGGGTATTTGCGGATCTGACATGCACGCTTACCACGGGCATGACCCACGCCGCAAACCAGGACTGGTATTGGGACACGAATTTTGCGGCACCATCGTGAAAAGCGATGCGCCAGGCTTCGTGACCGGTCAGCGCGTGACCGGCAATCCGCTCATCACCTGTGGCGTGTGTGATTACTGCGTGCAAGGACGCAACAACTTGTGCAGCCGACGCACCATGGTGGGCATGACGCGTCCCGGTGCGTTTGCCGAATTCATGTCGATTCCAGCGGCTTCACTGATTGAAATGCCCCAGGACATGCCCGCTATACAAGCCGCCTTGACCGAACCAGCAGCGACAGCGCTGCATGCCATCAACATGAGCCTCAAAGCCATGGCTCGGCCTTTGCCAGAAAATCGCACGCTGATCATTGGTGGCGGTGCAATTGGCATGTTGGCCGCCTTGTTGCTTAAACATTACGGTGCACGCGGCACAGCACTGGCCGAAGTCAATCCACTTCGGCGCCTATCGGCTGAAAAGCATGCTGGCGTGATGACCTACGATCCGCGCACAACGACAGCGGAAGAAAATGGTTTTGACTATGTCATTGATGCGGTGGGCAGCAAACTGACACGGGTCGCAGCCCTCAATGCTGTCAAACCAGGGGGCGTGGTCATGCACATCGGTCTGCAAGACTGGGCCAGCGAGATCGACATGCGTAAACTCACCTTGGCCGAGATCACTTTGATGGGCACTTACACCTACACCACAGCAGATTTGCGTGCGACAGTGAAGTTGTTGCACGAAGGTGCATTTGGCGATTTGTCTTGGGTAGAGACTGTTCCGATGGCCGACGGCGCAAAGGCTTTTGCAGATCTCGACAGTGGCCAGATCGCTTCCAGCAAACTGGTTTTGTTGCCCTGA